The following coding sequences are from one Rutidosis leptorrhynchoides isolate AG116_Rl617_1_P2 chromosome 11, CSIRO_AGI_Rlap_v1, whole genome shotgun sequence window:
- the LOC139875999 gene encoding trihelix transcription factor PTL-like encodes MEEKYGMMDLITNYMNQSPIFPTISQPQTQQTHDDYLHYAMVMLGGGGNGEISFGSDHTTVMGMGSTTSGFSGDSGGGGGGLDMEINGGGRWPREETLILLDIRSRLNSKFKEATHKGPLWDEVSRIMSMEHGYKRTGKKCSEKFENLYKYYKKIKEGKAGRQDKKHYRFFRQLDAIYSEKITTTNPNPNPPLVTNNPSLLLDPQSCELSPFIEDIDRVEKANNKRRLGKKKHWKTMITSFIETKMNTLIEKQDAWMQKMMNTIDEKEKERISKEERWRKEEGARLETKKKYLSNERARMESRDSAIMSALQKLTTNESTLKDFESRVYSSDHNQIESGWDENEITQLMKVRSSMETRFEQGGCLEEVLWEEIALTMSCLGYNRNGLIYKAKWDHLNFLLRTKKRKENTTRSCSNLDLDQDNYIFANHQAISERNVALMNDHELMWNCYMR; translated from the exons ATGGAAGAAAAGTATGGAATGATGGATCTAATCACAAATTACATGAACCAAAGTCCAATTTTTCCAACAATATCTCAACCACAAACTCAACAAACTCATGATGATTACTTGCACTATGCTATGGTGATGTTGGGTGGTGGTGGAAATGGTGAAATTTCATTTGGATCTGATCATACAACAGTTATGGGTATGGGGTCCACAACTTCAGGGTTTAGTGgtgatagtggtggtggtggtggtggtttagaTATGGAGATTAATGGTGGTGGAAGATGGCCTAGAgaagaaaccctaatactacttgatATTAGATCAAGACTTAATTCTAAGTTTAAAGAAGCTACTCATAAAGGTCCTTTGTGGGATGAGGTTTCCAG GATTATGAGTATGGAGCATGGGTATAAAAGAACTGGGAAAAAATGCAGTGAGAAATTTGAAAACTTGTACAAGTATTACAAGAAGATTAAGGAAGGTAAAGCAGGAAGACAAGACAAGAAGCATTATCGATTTTTTCGCCAACTTGACGCTATATATAGTGAAAAAATCACTACTACTAATCCTAACCCTAATCCACCATTAGTCACTAATAATCCGTCCCTTTTATTAGACCCTCAATCGTGTGAATTGTCCCCATTCATCGAAGATATTGATCGTGTTGAGAAGGCTAATAATAAAAGAAGGTTGGGGAAGAAAAAGCATTGGAAGACAATGATAACAAGTTTCATTGAAACAAAAATGAACACACTTATAGAGAAACAAGATGCATGGATGCAAAAGATGATGAATACAATCGACGAAAAGGAGAAAGAGAGAATTTCAAAAGAGGAACGATGGAGAAAAGAAGAGGGTGCAAGGTTAGAAACAAAGAAAAAGTATCTATCGAATGAACGAGCACGAATGGAGTCACGTGACTCGGCTATAATGTCCGCTTTGCAAAAGTTAACCACGAACGAATCAACTTTGAAGGATTTCGAATCTCGTGTCTATTCGAGTGATCATAACCAAATTGAGTCGGGTTGGGACGAAAATGAGATTACACAATTGATGAAAGTTAGAAGTAGTATGGAAACAAGATTTGAGCAAGGTGGATGTTTGGAAGAGGTTTTATGGGAAGAAATTGCTTTAACAATGAGTTGTTTGGGGTACAATAGGAATGGATTGATCTACAAAGCTAAATGGGATCACCTTAATTTTCTATTGAGAACCAAGAAAAGAAAAGAGAACACAACAAGATCATGCTCAAATTTGGATCTTGATCAAGATAATTACATCTTTGCTAATCATCAAGCAATTAGTGAAAGAAATGTTGCACTAATGAATGATCATGAGCTGATGTGGAATTGCTATATGAGATGA